The proteins below come from a single Pseudomonadota bacterium genomic window:
- a CDS encoding CopD family protein, giving the protein MYLWLKAFHLIFVVSWFAGLLYMPRLFVYHAMTEDVTGHERFQVMERKLFGIMTIAAIGAAVFGISMIAINSSLLSMPWLHAKLALVLGLIAYHAYCLRIIGRFSVGREKHSHIWFRWFNEAPALVLIAVVILAVTKPF; this is encoded by the coding sequence ATGTATTTGTGGCTGAAGGCCTTTCACCTGATCTTCGTGGTTTCCTGGTTTGCTGGGCTGTTGTACATGCCGCGTCTGTTCGTCTATCACGCGATGACGGAGGATGTGACGGGTCATGAACGCTTTCAGGTCATGGAGCGCAAACTGTTCGGCATCATGACGATCGCCGCCATCGGCGCGGCAGTCTTCGGCATCAGCATGATCGCCATTAACTCCTCGCTGCTCTCCATGCCCTGGCTACACGCCAAGTTGGCCCTAGTGCTTGGCCTCATCGCGTACCACGCGTATTGCCTACGCATCATCGGCAGGTTCAGCGTTGGCCGAGAGAAGCACTCTCACATCTGGTTCCGTTGGTTCAACGAGGCACCGGCCCTGGTGCTGATAGCGGTGGTCATCCTCGCGGTGACCAAACCCTTCTAG
- a CDS encoding RNA pyrophosphohydrolase, with amino-acid sequence MSDSIDCDGFRANVGIILCNEEGQLLLAGRCGQRGWQFPQGGINPGETPEAAMYRELEEEVGLCRRQVELMGTTEPWLRYRLPKRYWRKNSFPLCIGQKQIWFLLRLQCEDNSVCLDGTDHPEFDRWRWVEFWQPVAEVIYFKKRVYARALEQLGPLLYPEGVPPRPDDLRIPRRRRRRSKRRSSSPTKNGAQPEPALIEGALDGGSQVNR; translated from the coding sequence ATGAGCGATTCCATCGATTGCGACGGGTTCCGCGCCAACGTCGGCATCATCCTGTGCAACGAAGAGGGGCAGCTACTTCTGGCCGGTAGGTGTGGCCAACGTGGCTGGCAGTTTCCGCAGGGCGGCATCAACCCCGGAGAAACCCCCGAAGCGGCCATGTATCGCGAGCTCGAGGAAGAGGTTGGCCTCTGTCGGCGGCAGGTAGAGCTCATGGGCACGACCGAGCCGTGGTTGCGTTACCGCTTGCCTAAACGCTACTGGCGAAAGAACTCCTTCCCACTCTGCATCGGGCAGAAGCAGATCTGGTTTTTGCTGCGCTTGCAGTGTGAGGACAACTCGGTTTGCCTGGATGGTACGGACCACCCAGAATTCGATCGCTGGCGTTGGGTTGAATTCTGGCAGCCCGTCGCAGAGGTGATCTACTTCAAGAAGCGCGTTTATGCGCGCGCGCTTGAGCAGCTCGGGCCGTTGCTCTATCCCGAAGGTGTACCGCCGCGGCCTGACGATTTGCGAATCCCGCGTCGCCGCCGGCGACGCTCCAAACGACGATCCTCCTCGCCAACGAAGAACGGTGCTCAGCCCGAGCCCGCCCTAATTGAGGGTGCCCTCGACGGCGGGTCTCAGGTCAACCGCTGA